Part of the Triticum urartu cultivar G1812 chromosome 2, Tu2.1, whole genome shotgun sequence genome, CATTTTAAACTAATGTACGCCACATTCCAAAAACAATGTTTCGGACCATTCCAAAATTGTTCACAGTTTCCTAAAAATGTTTATATAATGTAAAAGATGATCATCTAGTTATAAAAAAATGTATCATTCAAAACAAATGCTTAATGTGTATTTTAAAATTGTTTTacatgtattcaaaaaatgtgtttgaaaaaaatggcaaccatgtatttggaaaatgttaaacGTGTACAAAAGATATTTTatatgtatacaaaaaatgtagaGTGCGTGCGAAAAAATAGAGATCAATACATTTATTTGAGGAAATGTTTATCACGTATTCAGAAAATGTCAAACATGTATAACAAATGTTTTATATGTACACCAAAAATGTGCAATGGGTATGAGAAAAATAGATAACAaaacatatatttgaaaaaagtgctaatcatgtatttaaaaaagtGTTAAACATGTATTAAGAAAATGTTCTGATGTATACAGAAAAAGTGAAAATGTGttgaaaaataaaaggaaaagaaaaggaaacccaaaaatggcagaaaaccaagaaagaaagaaagaaagaaaacagaagaaaaaatGAAGAAAACTGGAGAAACCCAAAGAAAACTCTAAAAAGAGGGAAACCGAAAAGAAAAACCAAGAAAAAGTTGCACCACAACTACAGTAATGGGCCAGCCCAGTAGCGTGCTCCCTGGAGGCGAGACCAAGTTACATCTCGCAACGGACGTGACATAGCTCCCACACGATGAATGTCCTAGGCAGGaggttagagcatctccaacggcatgCATCAAAACAAACACCCTAATGTCCACAATAGCGGAGCCCGCCATTCAACCCGGTGCACCAAATGTTCGTcccttttctaaaaaaaagaagaaaactAAACAAAATGTCCACCATGCAGCCTCACTTCCGAATTATCGATCGATAGCAATTCAACCATACATTTAAATTCTAATAAAAAGCGTCGGATGGTCAACAAGTTTTTCATGTTCATCAATTCCAGATTCTACCATACTCCTCGAAAGTGGCCTTCATCTCAAGCTTCCTCCACTAGGGCTTGATTTTATTCGTCGTCCCATATTGTTCACCCAAATGGGCGACTCCTTgagcttcatccaacaatgtgTCAATGTGTAGGGCTTGCCCTTCGTCCTTTGGTACATCACAATAGCACGTCTAGACTATAAGTTGCAACATTGAGTGAGTCAAAGAATTGACCAACACGTAGAGCAACAAAAAGCAAAACTTACGATCTCGATTGACGCTCCCGTTGGTCACTTTCTTTCCACTTGTGAAATCGCACCTGCGGTACTTTATGATGGCATTTGAAATGGCGTATCACCCGATGGAGTAGCGACTTTGCATTGCGATCATGGATCACATCCAAATTGTAGGGCATGTAGTGCATGCGCTCATGAAATGAAGAATGCACATGTTGCCAAAATATCGTTCCCTTTTGCTTCATGCCTACAAACCCTACACTTGTGGCATACCATGCACCGCACAATAATGCATCCTCCCTCACCGAGTACCCCACCATCGTGCTTGCTTAATACGGAGATAAATAATTTTTTTGCCCACGCCAATTGTGGGGAGTGTAAATTGATCAAATACAACGTAGGTGAATTTTTTGGATTTTTCTAAGAAAAACATTAATATTTTTAGCACTATTTTCAACATCTCTAGCCTTTTTGAAAATGAATAATAGAAAATACTTAAATATATCTAAAAATAATATTTTATGGTAATGGtggtcatatatatatataatataccTTAGAAATGATTTCTAATGAATTATTGGTTTGCAAAAGTAAATATTGTTAGATGAAACCTCACTTTTAGGTTTTTTGAAAATAAAAGGGTTTATTTGCTTTTTGATCAAAATTAAATGTAATAAGAATGTTTTTGGGCTTGACAAGATGGCATGATTTGGTCCCAAGTTTTATCTTTGTTAATCAAGATATGAGATACAAAGTAAATGGTTTGACAAAAACAAAACACATCATACTGGTGTTCGCAAAAAAAACACATCATACTGGAAGATGGAGAGTTTCTCGAAGGAAAAAACAAGCCTAAGGCAAGTAGAGCACATATGTAATATATGTAAGCTAGAAGTTTCATCCACGCGAGGATAAAACCTTCATGGACGATGGCTCCATGTGTGAGCATGCCAACAAATAAACTTATGGAGCTTGAGAGCAAAGACCAGATACAGAGCTAGTATGTTGTATATGTCCTTCAGTTGAGTTATTGACTCTTGTCTAACTAAGAGGAAAATCGAGAGTTACAAGAAGAAGAGGTCGAGCCAATGATCAAGATGATGTGATACAAAACACATGGCATGATAAAAATAAAACACATCATACTGGATATTGGCTAAATAAACAACATACTAGAAGATGGGGAATTTCTCCAAGGAAAAAACTAGGCTAAGGCAAGTAGGGCATATATGTAATATATGTAAGTTAGGAGTTTCATCCATGCGAGGAGAAAACCTTCTTGGCCGATGGCTCCATTTGTGAGCATGCCAACAAACCGATTTCTGGAGCTTCAGAGCTTCAAAGGAAAGACCAGATACATAACTACTATGTTGTACATAACCTCGAATTGAGTTATTGACTCTTGTCTAACTAATATGAAAATCAAGAGTTATGAGAAGAAGAGGTGGCATCAACTTGGGTTTGACGAGCGACTGCAATCTCGCCGTTTCCTCGCCCCCAGCCGCATGCAACGAGGTGGGGGAACCTCGGGTTCTTCCAAGCATGTTTAGAAGTCTTCAAGTCTAATTTTATGGTCTTTGTCGGCGgcgtgcttgaggagggtgcaaTGCCGATGAGAATAAAGTTACTCTAATTCTTCATCATCGTGACAAAATGACTTACCCGGTAGTGTCACTGAGCTAGAGATGTCTTGTCTTTGCATCCTTGACCTTGCGGAATTTACGTTTTTGTCATTGTGAAGCGTTCATACGGATCTACTAAGGTCGTATTAGTGTATGGTGCTTTTCTTTGTCTGATTTCTTGGGGCTTATGCCCGCTTCTTTGCTATTTTAGTGAAGATTTTATTGTCTGAGAACCTGTACTTCTAGGAGATCATACCCGACCCAAGCACATTAGACACCCATGACTTCCCGTCTTTTTAGATGGGTGACTTTTGAGGCTTTTGAAAATAATTGACGCAGTAAAGCTCGTTCAGGTTTGTCGGGTTCCTCTACTCCATTTTGATTGCGTTGTCTTTATTCAAGAGATTTCAATACAATTCTTAGCTTGCATTTGAGCCTGTGTGCTCATATCGGGCCTATGATCTTGTAATGGAACCTTCAACTTGGCTCTTAACTTGTCTGGTGCGGGCTTCGTTTGTTAAGTTGTTTTCGTACTCTGTCTATGTTGGAGGCTTTATTAATTAATCAATAATCCCACACCTACCTAAGGTAGTTAGGTAATCTTTTTTTTGATCTGGTTAGTTAGGTAATCTTACTTAACCTTCAATAATCTAATCGCCCTTCTTCCTGATTTTAACGGGGTGGGCCCCCAGCTATTTCTTCTACCAATCTAAATACGCAAGTCAGCTGTTACGTAACTTTACCTAGAATATGTAGGTAGGTGTAGCAAAGCCCTTAATTTATAAAGCAGGAGTCTATATCCTAAAAAAACATCTTAGTCAAAAGAGTTAGTATTATGTCATTTCATGATCTATGATCCAAGACATTATACATGTAATAATGGTTAGAGTTTGAATAAAATTACATGTTATTTGAGAAAAAAGGTTTATCTTACTACTACGCTTATCAGTGTAATTATTTTATATCCATTATTACTAGCAGACTAACCTCCGTGTATATAAAGGACTACCCTTCGGGTTCTGAAAGAGCACGAGGCAGACATAGCGGCAGAGAAAATAAACATGGTTCTGCACGTGGGACTCTGAAACTCTGCAGGTGACACTAACCGATTCAAAATTTCAAATTCTGCAGAAAGAGATATGAGCAATGAGACAAAAGAGGACTAAACAAGGGGACAAACACACGCCAACTTGTTTGTTTCAACAGTTTGTCTAATTCATATCTAGATGTTTTTTAAGAACATCACATTTAAATTTTCACAAATAACGCAGCAAGCAACAAGGAAAAAAAAAACTGGGACAAAAAATAAACCACAAATATAATGGACACAAGGTTAGATGTGACANNNNNNNNNNNNNNNNNNNNNNNNNNNNNNNNNNNNNNNNNNNNNNNNNNNNNNNNNNNNNNNNNNNNNNNNNNNNNNNNNNNNNNNNNNNNNNNNNNNNNNNNNNNNNNNNNNNNNNNNNNNNNNNNNNNNNNNNNNNNNNNNNNNNNNNNNNNNNNNNNNNNNNNNNNNNNNNNNNNNNNNNNNNNNNNNNNNNNNNNNNNNNNNNNNNNNNNNNNNNNNNNNNNNNNNNNNNNNNNNNNNNNNNNNNNNNNNNNNNNNNNNNNNNNNNNNNNNNNNNNNNNNNNNNNNNNNNNNNNNNNNNNNNNNNNNNNNNNNNNNNNNNNNNNNNNNNNNNNNNNNNNNNNNNNNNNNNNNNNNNNNNNNNNNNNNNNNNNNNNNNNNNNNNNNNNNNNNNNNNNNNNNNNNNNNNNNNNNNNNNNNNNNNNNNNNNNNNNNNNNNNNNNNNNNNNNNNNNNNNNNNNNNNNNNNNNNNNNNNNNNNNNNNNNNNNNNNNNNNNNNNNNNNNNNNNNNNNNNNNNNNNNNNNNNNNNNNNNNNNNNNNNNNNNNNNNNNNNNNNNNNNNNNNNNNNNNNNNNNNNNNNNNNNNNNNNNNNNNNNNNNNNNNNNNNNNNNNNNNNNNNNNNNNNNNNNNNNNNNNNNNNNNNNNNNNNNNNNNNNNNNNNNNNNNNNNNNNNNNNNNNNNNNNNNNNNNNNNNNNNNNNNNNNNNNNNNNNNNNNNNNNNNNNNNNNNNNNNNNNNNNNNNNNNNNNNNNNNNNNNNNNNNNNNNNNNNNNNNNNNNNNNNNNNNNNNNNNNNNNNNNNNNNNNNNNNNNNNNNNNNNNNNNNNNNNNNNNNNNNNNNNNNNNNNNNNNNNNNNNNNNNNNNNNNNNNNNNNNNNNNNNNNNNNNNNNNNNNNNNNNNNNNNNNNNNNNNNNNNNNNNNNNNNNNNNNNNNNNNNNNNNNNNNNNNNNNNNNNNNNNNNNNNNNNNNNNNNNNNNNNNNNNNNNNNNNNNNNNNNgggcgcgcgggggggggggggggggggggtatcgATGGAGAGCTAGGTTGTAACCGTTTACGGAGGCAGCCCATTACAGCCTACACATAACAAACACGGGTAACGTTTTGGTTTATAGCGTAAACAAGTTACAGCGATTTCTTTCCGACACACCTCCAAAGGGTAACAAGAGTACATGTCACCCCAAACATAACCATGATAATGTCATGATTTATGGATCACCGAACGACCATTATCGGCGAAACAAGCCATCGCCACTCCTTTATTAGAGTCAGTTCGGCTTTATAGTACAGTCGAAAATTCTTCGTGCACGTGCGTTTAAGGACCATCACGACAAAGCTGCAGTTGCCATCGCTGAAACCTTTGACTTGGTCTCAAGCTTTGTTCTGAGCATGCCAACTTTTCTTCTAATTTGTTTTGAATTTTAACGTCTCTCCTAATTTTCTTAGGCCTGCAAGTGTTGGTAGTCCGGGTTTTCATATCGGGTTTCCAATATTTTGTTGGCTAAGGATACAACTCTACTATACTTCAGCACAACATTGTACCGCCACAATCAGACGCATATATTAGTTCTAACTAAAACGACAACTTATTTTATAAAAAAACCATAAAAAATGGCCGGGTGTCTCCCTAACCCTAGTGCAGTTGTTTCTTGCTAAAGAACTCATAATAATTTACAGTTGCAACTGTTTTCACGTTGCAATAGATTTAGAACCAAGATGTGACAAAGCACACGATCTGTATTGCAGCATACTAGTATGGACAAGGTTTATTAAGTGACGGGCACAAGGTACTACGCCATCATCTACCATTCGCATGTCACGACATTAGTTTGACACTCCGCAGAAGCAGGTCACCCTCTGAATCGAAGCCAACGACCTTCAGTGATTCGGCAACAGTCTACTGTTACACTGAAGGCACGACGACTACCTGGAGCTAGCTAGCCGCGCGTACGCCTTCAAGAGTAGAACTGGAATGTGGAGGCGTCCTGGATGATGCTCCTTAACCCGCCCATGGTGGAAACCAGCATCAGCAACACCCCAACGACGATGCACCCCTGCAGCAAAACCAATTGTCAAATAATTGACAAAACATATCCTGAACCCTCTCGCTCAATTCAGGTGTCCGGAGATGTGTACCCAGTTGGCGAACCACGACGCGCTGAACCTCCGAGGCTTCTTGATCTTCAGCCACAGGATGCAAGGGAGCTGCAGCAGCAAAAAAAGTCATGGAAGTTTAGCCCATAAACACGTCGAACATCGTGATCGGTGGCAAGGCGATGGGGCTTACGAAGAAGGAGGTGGGCGTGAACCCGAAGCCCCCGAAGAAGCCGAGGAGGTCGCCGAAGAACGGGAACGTCACGGCGACGAACAGCGTGAACGCTGCAACGACGTGGTATTCGATCAGTTCATGAACAGATTGATGTATGCATGCCGTTTCAACGATGTGATCGATTCATACCGACGTAGGTTGATCGAGCCACCAGACGGAGCAGCAGCCCCGGTGGAACCCTGAACCTCGTGGTCAGAAATGTTTCCGTGCTTTCGAATATTGGCATGGCGTATACCTGAAACGTTGCAGTGCAGTGGTAGTTAAGTTGGTCACTGGTCAGTTCCATGTTTCAGCCACTGGTGGCTCGGTGCTGCAGTCAACGTTCCAAAAAAACAGGTTCCATGATGCCGATGATCTCTAAAGCTCTGGATATCTTAGTAACTCCATTGTGCCATATTCTGTGACCACTACAGAAGGCTTTCTAGGAAATGGATGGGTTTTTTTGATGATTAACTCTGACCACTTTATGTTTTTGTAGGTTCATGTCATCCAATAGTATATGGCTTACCTGATAGCTCCCGACGACATGGATAACCACCATCATGTTGGCCGCGGCGACGAGCCAGGGCGGGCGCTCCAGCGCCACGAGCACGTTGTCGCTCACGTCCTGGCCGAACGTCCAGTACCCGATGAACGCCACGGGGAAGTAGCAGGCCGCGGTGACCATGTAGGCGGCGACGGTGCCCTTCCACATGGGCACCTTGGACGGCTTGGTGGGTGTGGACGGGATGGTGGCCTGGATCTCCAGGACGACGCCGTGCCCGGCGAATGCGAACGCCACCTGCCCCAGCGCGCTGCACACCCGGAACACCGAGTCCGCCGCCGTGCCGGCCTTGTACGCGTAGCTCACCCCGGCGACGGGGCCCTTGGCCAGGCACGCCGCCCACGAGATGGTGGAGTAGCTGAGGGACATGACGGCCGCGGCGAGGGAGATGGCGGTGATGGAGTTGAGGTCCCGCAGCTGGGAGAGCAGGAACTGGGAGGAGCCGAAGATGCAGATCCAGTAGGACTGGTGCAGGCGCGTGCAGCCCGGGCACACCGACTCGGCGAACTTCTGCAGGCAGTTGCCGCCGGTGACCATGTAGACGACGTCGCAGCCGAGCTGCACGATGAGCTGCTGCGGCACCACCACCCACAGGCCCAGCCGCGGGCCGAGCGCGTGCACGCCCAGGTCACGGTACCGGTCGAACCGCACGCCGGGCACGCACTCGTGGAGCTCGATCAGCAGCCGCAGCGTGTACAGCGTGATGCACCACGACACCAGCAGCGCCACTATCCCTGGCCCCCTGGACACGTACGATAACTGAATTTAGACGTACGTACCACTAGCTGTTAAGTGGTTTGGATCACACGGATGATGCAAACCTACCATCCGAGGTGAGCCATGGCGTAGGGCAGGCTGAGCACGCCGGCGCCGACCATCGCGGTGACATTGTGGAACGTCACGTACCACCATTTGGCACGGCGGGCCGTGCCGTCGTTCTCACCGTCGACCACCTGATGATCAAGAAAGAACCCCGGTAAGTTTGATGATAGAGCGACACACATGCATTCGTCAGATTAGATTGATGCATCGATGCAGATGCATCTGATACTATTACAAGGAAACTAAGTGGCCAAATCACCGAGTGGGTAAGCACTACGCTCCCAGACCTTAGGAAGAACGACTGAAGGCGAGCCCATGGTCAGCAAGCTCCGCACCCACCGGCTCTGTCACTGAACATACTACGCAACTTGGGAGTGGAGAGGGGGTATATTTATACCAGTATACTAGCTTAACCAGTGAGTGCTTGGCAGTATTAACATATGCTGGAAAAGAGCTCCAGAATTTCAGCGCTTGCAAGTTGCGACGGAGACGCAAAGT contains:
- the LOC125541798 gene encoding lysine histidine transporter-like 6 codes for the protein MGSPSVVLPKVVDGENDGTARRAKWWYVTFHNVTAMVGAGVLSLPYAMAHLGWGPGIVALLVSWCITLYTLRLLIELHECVPGVRFDRYRDLGVHALGPRLGLWVVVPQQLIVQLGCDVVYMVTGGNCLQKFAESVCPGCTRLHQSYWICIFGSSQFLLSQLRDLNSITAISLAAAVMSLSYSTISWAACLAKGPVAGVSYAYKAGTAADSVFRVCSALGQVAFAFAGHGVVLEIQATIPSTPTKPSKVPMWKGTVAAYMVTAACYFPVAFIGYWTFGQDVSDNVLVALERPPWLVAAANMMVVIHVVGSYQVYAMPIFESTETFLTTRFRVPPGLLLRLVARSTYVAFTLFVAVTFPFFGDLLGFFGGFGFTPTSFFLPCILWLKIKKPRRFSASWFANWGCIVVGVLLMLVSTMGGLRSIIQDASTFQFYS